A genomic region of Nymphaea colorata isolate Beijing-Zhang1983 chromosome 2, ASM883128v2, whole genome shotgun sequence contains the following coding sequences:
- the LOC116247484 gene encoding uncharacterized protein LOC116247484, with the protein MKLRQSSLKSFFSESKSATTNLTSSTATATATGLSSCTTFTTAGTDVPAASATVPATSKAVSSTFTTTAASDYELLREENIRRNQELLKKLGLASPINLLPTKPSISKPKPRPKSSAPISPPSVPLRRSARKRPQTQPHSNEETDSPGEPVKELQFEHSCVYNYACKRICLRESVGGVSSSGKFVGFEMVGRPLADPLLARIYTVDVCAAGAGEPRALVAAGGHGGFVSIFGTSMDSCSQVHEEDGEKVEAIEPLMSWKSSRSWVSGVRFAGSNAMLVVSTSNDGGILVWDVSKQPITNSASWSPPVVGQVRDLHAGGIYSMDLLKDVIVTASKDSSVGFCRMDGSGGVFVDRSISGHHSGVIRGVCFRDADILADCGADGRICVLDTRLPEACTMTINSDHSTGINSIEWSPSNEFKLLSASKDPELLLYDVRNPSEPLQKLLGHVGSTVRSCNNIYRPTFVGNDGAYIATSGQGTKKISIYEVGTGKIVSQGFIGYDANLVFYTSNVGGLPRLWAAARQIDQLSPIW; encoded by the exons ATGAAGCTCAGGCAGTCATCGCTGAAATCCTTTTTCTCGGAATCAAAATCTGCTACCACCAATCTCACTTCTTCCACTGCCACTGCCACCGCCACCGGCCTCTCTTCTTGTACCACCTTCACCACGGCCGGCACCGACGTGCCCGCTGCTTCCGCCACCGTTCCAGCCACTAGTAAGGCCGTCTCTTCCACCTTCACCACCACCGCTGCCTCTGATTATGAGCTTCTGCGTGAGGAAAACATTCGTCGGAATCAAGAACTGTTGAAGAAACTAGGCCTTGCTTCCCCTATTAATCTCCTTCCGACGAAGCCATCGATCTCAAAACCGAAACCGCGCCCCAAATCATCGGCACCCATCTCGCCCCCTTCGGTCCCTCTCCGCCGGAGCGCCCGAAAGCGGCCGCAAACCCAACCCCATTCGAATGAAGAAACCGATTCCCCCGGCGAACCTGTGAAAGAGTTGCAGTTCGAGCACTCATGCGTCTATAATTACGCTTGCAAACGCATTTGCCTCAGAGAATCGGTTGGTGGTGTTTCTTCTAGTGGTAAATTTGTCGGCTTTGAGATGGTGGGTCGGCCGTTGGCCGACCCTCTACTCGCCAGAATTTATACCGTCGATGTGTGTGCTGCTGGAGCCGGCGAACCTCGGGCTCTAGTGGCTGCAGGTGGCCATGGCGGCTTCGTTTCAATCTTCGGCACTTCCATGGATAGCTGCAGTCAAGTTCATGAAGAAGATGGTGAAAAGGTCGAAGCCATTGAGCCTCTAATGTCATGGAAAAGCAGTAGGAGTTGGGTATCAGGGGTTAGATTTGCGGGTTCGAATGCAATGCTGGTTGTTTCTACCTCCAATGATGGTGGAATTCTAGTTTGGGATGTTTCTAAGCAACCAATCACCAATTCTGCTTCTTGGTCCCCTCCTGTTGTGGGACAAGTGAGAGATTTGCATGCTGGTGGTATATATTCCATGGATCTGTTAAAGGATGTGATTGTTACAGCATCAAAGGATTCTTCAGTGGGATTTTGTAGGATGGATGGTAGTGGTGGAGTTTTCGTAGATAGGAGCATTTCAGGCCATCATTCAGGTGTGATTAGAGGGGTTTGTTTCAG AGATGCAGATATTCTTGCCGACTGCGGTGCAGATGGTAGGATATGCGTTCTTGATACAAGATTGCCAGAGGCGTGTACCATGACGATTAATTCTGACCACTCGACTGGCATCAACAGCATCGAGTGGAGTCCATCAAATGAATTTAAGCTTCTTTCTGCAAGCAAAGATCCCGAATTGCTTCTTTATGATGTCAGAAATCCAAGCGAACCCCTTCAGAAGCTTCTTGGTCACGTTGGTTCTACTGTTAGATCATGTAACAACATATACAGGCCTACATTTGTTGGGAATGATGGTGCATATATAGCAACTTCAGGGCaaggaacaaagaaaatatcaatatatGAAGTGGGGACTGGGAAGATTGTTAGCCAAGGCTTTATAGGTTATGATGCCAATTTGGTGTTTTACACTTCTAATGTGGGAGGGCTGCCAAGACTATGGGCTGCAGCAAGGCAAATTGACCAACTCTCTCCAATATGGTGA
- the LOC116249129 gene encoding uncharacterized protein LOC116249129 has translation MHKLWSRSPPPFFPVSSALGSTRHLFGFLAMPALPRPHHPLPAAKPLRRYPRNPLSIPPSSHHPRQQPSCGCRAVYHNGVAARVWVVYKEGTGVAGAAWLHGRPAGPCAASSKEEALSGAGKETEFEEVAGAAEEEKANEGVAGGRQQKRLYKERRQRSSSSSSASSPSLCPPGPACAGLAGLQGSADLLTIPGVGPRNLRKLVDNGIEGVADLKQLYRDKFFGESSQKMVEYLQSSVGIIHKNHAESITSFIKDSVDEELKEASSESDKHSSQKKRITFCVEGNISVGKTTFLQRIANETLELRDLVEVVPEPISKWQDIGPDHFNILDAFYAEPQRYAYTFQNYVFVTRVMQERESAGGIKPLRLMERSVFSDRMVFVRAVHEANWMNEMEISIYDSWFDPVVSCLPGLIPDGFIYLRASPDTCHKRMLLRKRTEEGGVSLDYLRDLHEKHESWLFPFKSGNHGVISVSQLPLHVDSSLHPDIRDRVFYLEGNHMHSSIQKVPALVLDCEPNIDFNKDIEAKERYAGQVAKFFEFVKKKKEMPSTKPDEGKSSCKQRIVLPHQGGFWTPDKRLFPSSSLQQFDFKRAMSSFLSS, from the exons ATGCACAAGCTGTGGAGCAGGagtcctcctcccttcttcccgGTCTCCTCCGCCTTGGGAAGCACCCGCCACCTCTTCGGCTTCCTTGCCATGCCTGCCCTCCCCCGCCCCCACCACCCACTCCCCGCCGCTAAGCCCCTCCGCCGCTACCCTCGGAACCCTCTCTCCATTCCCCCTTCTTCGCACCACCCCAGGCAACAGCCCTCCTGCGGCTGCCGTGCCGTCTACCACAATGGCGTGGCTGCCAGGGTTTGGGTGGTTTATAAGGAAGGGACCGGGGTCGCCGGCGCCGCCTGGCTGCACGGCCGGCCGGCCGGACCTTGCGCCGCGTCCTCGAAGGAAGAGGCTTTGAGTGGCGCGGGGAAGGAAACGGAGTTTGAGGAAGTGGCGGGAGCAGCTGAGGAGGAGAAAGCGAATGAGGGGGTCGCGGGTGGTCGGCAGCAGAAGCGCTTGTATAAGGAGAGACGGCAAAGgagctcttcttcttcatccgcTTCTTCGCCGTCCTTGTGCCCGCCGGGTCCGGCTTGTGCGGGACTTGCTGGTCTTCAGGGGAGTGCCGACCTTTTGACTATTCCCGGCGTCGGCCCCCGTAATCTGAGGAAGCTTGTTGACAATGGCATCGAAGGAGTTGCAGATCTTAAGCAACTGTACAGAGACAAG TTCTTTGGAGAATCCAGTCAGAAGATGGTTGAATATTTACAGAGCTCTGTAGGGATCATTCACAAAAACCATGCCGAAAGCATAACCTCCTTTATAAAGGATAGTGTCGATGAAGAGCTTAAAGAGGCAAGCTCCGAGTCTGACAAGCATTCTTCTCAGAAAAAGAGGATTACGTTCTGTGTGGAGGGGAATATAAGTGTTGGGAAGACAACTTTCCTTCAAAGAATAGCCAATGAAACACTTGAATTGCGTGACCTTGTGGAAGTGGTTCCTGAGCCTATTTCAAAGTGGCAGGATATTGGACCCGATCATTTCAATATACTAGATGCATTCTATGCAGAACCCCAGAGATATGCCTATACTTTCCAGAATTATGTTTTCGTGACAAGGGTGATGCAAGAACGGGAATCTGCTGGTGGAATTAAGCCACTGCGTCTGATGGAAAGAAGTGTTTTTAGTGATCGAATG GTTTTCGTTCGTGCTGTGCATGAAGCTAACTGGATGAATGAGATGGAAATCAGCATCTATGATTCATGGTTTGATCCAGTTGTTTCCTGTCTTCCTGGGCTTATTCCTGACGGTTTCATATATCTAAGAGCCAGTCCTGATACCTGCCATAAGCGGATGTTGCTGAGGAAGAGGACAGAAGAAGGTGGTGTTTCACTGGATTATCTCCGTGACTTGCATGAAAAGCACGAGAGCTGGTTGTTTCCTTTCAAGAGCGGAAATCATGGAGTAATATCAGTTAGTCAGTTACCTCTCCATGTGGACAGCTCCCTTCATCCTGATATAAGAGATCGTGTGTTTTATTTGGAAGGGAACCATATGCATTCTAGTATCCAAAAG GTGCCAGCTCTGGTTCTAGATTGTGAACCCAACATTGATTTCAACAAAGACATTGAAGCAAAGGAAAG ATATGCTGGCCAAGTTGCCAAATTCTTCGAGTttgtcaagaaaaagaaagaaatgccgTCCACTAAGCCCGATGAAGGCAAAAGCTCTTGTAAGCAGCGGATAGTTCTACCTCATCAAGGAGGTTTCTGGACTCCAGATAAAAGGCTTTTCCCGTCTTCATCACTGCAACAGTTCGATTTCAAGCGGGCAATGTCATCATTCCTGTCGAGTTAG
- the LOC116247592 gene encoding uncharacterized protein LOC116247592, which yields MASGPLLFFRDTNCNNAEKEEASTEEWDKFSAMLQKRHATAAASPAFRDEVDEEDESGSSSASDHDKQQEAAEDLRYRAESFRALHEGVVDGQSSVKEKCAWLRSQLVGEDVEFETPFGKRLLTYADHTASGRSLHHIENYLIQKVLPFYGNTHTDDSFVGHRTTKMVHEAAEYIKACMGGIADDALLFCGSGTTAAIKRLQEVMGIAVPSTMRSRVLGTLRPEERWVVFVGPYEHHSNLLSWRQSLAEVVEIGVDGEGLVDMEKLRRELKSAKYANRPLLGSFSACSNVTGIYSDTRALARLLHEHGAFACFDFAANGPYVKIDMRSGELEGYDAVFLSPHKFVGGPGTPGILLMSKTLYCLSSSPPSTCGGGTVAFVNGFNEQDTLYHKDIEEREDAGTPAIVQKIRAALAFWVKEYMGYHLIDSQETFWLGRALKRLLSNPNVIVLGNTKAKRQPIISFLVRTTSPAETTSFGEKGDPKSGVFMWGERATRRDKPLHGRFVAKLLNDLFGIQARGGCSCAGPYGHVLLEVGKEKSLAFRSAILKGYNGLKPGWTRVSFSYYISYEEFEFILAAIEFIAIYGQRFLPLYRFNWKTGDWTFRKSAIGSIVKGSHERAGGDFPPSPSSSNTSLVERKYVSYLQNAKLVAKNLQKFPAARRVPAGVDVDLILFRI from the exons ATGGCATCAGgtcctcttctcttctttcgcGATACCAACTGCAACAATGCGGAAAAGGAAGAAGCCAGTACTGAGGAATGGGATAAGTTTTCTGCCATGTTGCAGAAGAGGCATGCAACCGCTGCCGCTTCTCCGGCCTTCCGGGACGAAGTCGATGAGGAGGATGAGAGTGGGTCTTCATCTGCAAGCGATCACGATAAGCAGCAGGAGGCTGCCGAAGATCTCCGGTACCGGGCCGAGTCCTTCCGGGCGCTGCACGAAGGGGTGGTTGATGGCCAAAGCAGCGTGAAGGAGAAGTGTGCTTGGCTAAGGTCTCAGCTGGTTGGGGAGGATGTTGAGTTCGAAACTCCATTTGGGAAGCGCCTCCTCACCTACGCCGACCACACCGCCTCCGGCAGGAGCCTCCACCATATTGAGAACTACCTCATCCAGAAAGTCCTGCCTTTCTACG GCAACACTCACACCGACGACAGCTTCGTCGGCCACCGGACGACGAAGATGGTGCATGAGGCGGCCGAATACATAAAGGCTTGCATGGGGGGCATCGCCGACGATGCCTTGCTCTTCTGCGGCTCGGGGACGACGGCGGCGATCAAGCGGCTACAGGAGGTGATGGGCATCGCCGTGCCGTCCACGATGAGGTCGAGGGTGCTCGGCACGCTGAGGCCGGAAGAGAGGTGGGTGGTGTTCGTGGGGCCATACGAGCACCACTCCAACCTGCTCTCGTGGCGGCAGTCGCTGGCGGAGGTGGTGGAGATCGGAGTGGACGGGGAGGGGCTGGTGGACATGGAGAAGCTGCGCAGGGAGCTGAAGTCGGCCAAGTACGCGAACCGACCGCTGCTGGGTTCGTTCTCCGCCTGCAGCAACGTCACGGGGATCTATTCCGACACTCGGGCCTTGGCTCGGCTCTTGCACGAGCATGGCGCCTTCGCTTGCTTTGACTTTGCTGCCAA TGGACCATATGTGAAGATTGACATGCGATCCGGGGAGCTCGAAGGGTATGATGCAGTATTCTTGAGCCCTCACAAGTTCGTGGGCGGGCCTGGCACACCAGGGATTCTGCTCATGAGCAAGACCCTCTACTGCCTCTCTTCATCGCCTCCTTCAACCTGTGGTGGAGGCACTGTCGCCTTCGTCAATGGCTTCAATGAGCAG GATACCTTATACCACAAGGACATAGAAGAGAGGGAGGACGCCGGAACTCCGGCGATCGTCCAGAAGATCAGAGCGGCCCTGGCCTTCTGGGTGAAGGAGTACATGGGCTACCACCTCATCGACTCCCAGGAGACCTTTTGGCTCGGACGCGCTCTCAAGAGGCTGCTCTCCAACCCCAACGTAATCGTCCTCGGCAACACCAAGGCCAAGCGCCAGCCCATCATCTCCTTCTTGGTCCGCACGACCTCTCCGGCGGAGACGACGTCCTTCGGCGAGAAAGGGGATCCGAAAAGCGGCGTATTCATGTGGGGGGAGAGGGCCACAAGGAGAGACAAACCCCTCCATGGCCGCTTCGTCGCCAAGCTCTTGAACGATCTCTTTGGAATCCAAGCGCGTGGCGGCTGCTCCTGTGCCGGCCCCTACGGCCATGTCCTGCTGGAAGTGGGCAAGGAGAAGTCGCTGGCCTTTCGTTCTGCCATCCTAAAG GGTTACAATGGACTCAAGCCGGGATGGACGAGGGTCAGTTTCTCATACTACATTTCCTACGAAGAATTCGAGTTCATACTTGCCGCCATTGAGTTCATTGCGATCTACGGCCAACGCTTCCTCCCGCTCTACCGCTTCAACTGGAAGACCGGCGACTGGACGTTTAGGAAGAGCGCGATCGGCAGCATCGTGAAGGGCAGCCATGAACGAGCAGGCGGAGACTTCCCGCCATCACCTTCCAGTTCGAACACGTCGCTTGTCGAACGCAAGTACGTGTCATATCTCCAGAACGCCAAACTTGTCGCCAAGAACCTTCAAAAATTTCCGGCAGCCCGGCGAGTGCCCGCTGGCGTCGACGTCGACCTCATCCTCTTCAGAATCTGA
- the LOC116249093 gene encoding uncharacterized protein LOC116249093 — protein sequence MAVADLTPTERYAAASLFALALRQAQIHQTAPLGFHPSDGDNGDGDDDQRSSNAERSKKELEGDQESLWTDKSCGLLRPVLSCLDVDRKSWSAIEETAAMPSPKHHIGAFLRILSEENCDRPPEILDQFLALAKSVDATVMSLEDDPVSPTAEGIHVAYDNKAEVVSKFAAESRKGFQLQGSGVYSDGEMLGRSRPDEKEIVEGKMENYHCKLVVMYELLSACLADTSERDKKNSRMKKGYDARHRVALRLLATWFDIRWNKMEALELIISCSAMASVKANEAQSEVHENQTTWSRWKQGGIIGAAALTGGTLLAITGGLAAPAIAAGFGALAPTLGTLVPVIGASGFAAAATAAGSVAGSVAVAASFGAAGAGLAGTKMARRIGDIDEFEFKRIDESQNQGRLAVGIMVSGFVFEEDDFLRPWEGQRGCLERYALQWESKNLIAVSTAIQDWLTSSLTTELMRQGAMLTVLGSLVAALAWPSTLLAATNFIDSKWAIAVDRSDKAGKLLAEVLQKGLQGNRPVTLIGYSLGARVIFKCLQRLAKSHNSAEIVEKVVLLGAPIPSRDENWEAARKVVAGRFVNAYSTNDWMLGVAFRASLLTEGLAGIEPVEVSGIENVDVTEVIDGHSSYLHCTQQIVQRLELDTYYPVFSNSQASPKQFD from the exons ATGGCGGTGGCCGATCTCACGCCGACGGAAAGGTACGCGGCGGCGTCGTTGTTTGCTCTCGCCCTGCGCCAGGCCCAAATTCACCAGACAGCTCCTCTTGGCTTCCATCCTTCCGACGGCGacaacggcgacggcgacgacgatCAGCGGAGCAGCAATGCGGAACGCTCGAAGAAAGAGCTCGAAGGAGATCAGGAGAGTCTCTGGACTGACAAGAGCTGCGGCCTGCTCCGACCCGTCCTCAG TTGCTTGGATGTTGATCGGAAATCATGGTCGGCGATCGAGGAGACTGCAGCGATGCCGTCGCCGAAGCATCACATTGGAGCG TTTTTGAGGATACTTTCAGAGGAAAATTGTGATAGACCTCCCGAAATTTTGGATCAGTTTCTTGCTTTGGCCAAATCAGTTGATGCGACGGTGATGAGTTTAGAAGATGATCCTGTGTCACCAACGGCTGAGGGTATACATGTTGCATATGATAACAAGGCAGAGGTGGTTTCCAAGTTTGCAGCTGAGTCTCGTAAAGGATTTCAATTGCAAGGTTCAGGTGTATATTCTGATGGAGAAATGCTCGGACGGTCCAGACCCGATGAGAAGGAAATTGTGGAAGGGAAGATGGAAAATTACCACTGTAAATTGGTTGTGATGTATGAACTTCTGTCTGCTTGTTTGGCTGATACTTCTGAAAGAGACAAAAAGAACTCTCGGATGAAAAAAGGTTATGATGCTCGGCATCGTGTTGCGCTTCGTTTATTGGCAACATGGTTTGACATCAGGTGGAATAAAATG GAAGCATTGGAGTTAATCATTTCTTGCTCTGCCATGGCGTCTGTGAAGGCAAATGAAGCTCAGTCAGAagttcatgaaaatcaaactacaTGGTCCAGGTGGAAGCAAGGTGGTATTATTGGTGCTGCTGCACTGACTGGAGGAACCTTGCTAGCAATAACTGGCG GATTAGCAGCTCCAGCAATTGCGGCGGGGTTTGGTGCACTGGCACCCACACTTGGTACTCTTGTTCCTGTTATTGGTGCAAGTGGGTTTGCTGCTGCAGCCACTGCTGCTGGTTCAGTTGCTGGATCTGTAGCTGTTGCAGCCTCTTTTGGAG CGGCTGGAGCTGGCCTTGCTGGGACGAAAATGGCTAGAAGAATTGGAGACATTGATGAGTTTGAATTCAAGCGTATTGATGAAAGCCAAAACCAAGGC CGTCTAGCTGTTGGCATCATGGTCTCAGGCTTTGTCTTCGAAGAGGATGATTTCTTAAGACCATGGGAAGGTCAAAGGGGATGCTTGGAGAG ATATGCTTTGCAATGGGAATCAAAAAATTTGATTGCAGTAAGCACTGCGATACAGGATTGGCTGACTTCAA GCCTGACAACAGAATTGATGAGACAAGGTGCCATGTTGACAGTGTTAGGTAGCCTTGTTGCTGCATTAGCCTGGCCATCCACATTACTAGCAGCAACAAATTTTATAGACAGCAAATGGGCTATTGCTGTGGACAG ATCAGATAAGGCTGGGAAGCTTCTTGCTGAAGTGTTGCAGAAGGGATTACAGGGAAACAG GCCTGTCACTCTTATTGGTTATTCCTTGGGAGCAAGGGTGATATTCAAATGTCTTCAGCGTTTAGCCAAATCTCATAATAGTG CTGAAATTGTAGAAAAAGTTGTCCTACTTGGAGCACCAATTCCATCAAGAGATGAAAATTGGGAGGCTGCTCGGAAG GTTGTGGCTGGCAGGTTCGTGAATGCGTATTCTACCAATGACTGGATGCTTGGTGTTGCTTTCCGTGCAAG CTTGCTTACAGAAGGGTTGGCAGGAATTGAGCCTGTCGAAGTATCTGGAATTGAGAAC GTTGATGTTACAGAAGTGATTGATGGGCATTCTTCATACCTCCATTGTACCCAGCAAATTGTTCAACGGCTTGAGTTGGACACATATTATCCTGTTTTTTCCAATTCTCAAGCAAGTCCCAAACAATTCGATTAA